Proteins encoded in a region of the Hippopotamus amphibius kiboko isolate mHipAmp2 chromosome 11, mHipAmp2.hap2, whole genome shotgun sequence genome:
- the LOC130830834 gene encoding olfactory receptor 10-like has product MRSFNSTFHHSNGFVLVGFSEWPKLEMVLFVAISIFYIMTLLGNSAIIILSCLDLRLHTPMYFFLANLSFLDLCYTTSTVPQMLVNIQSHRKNISYTGCIAQLFIFLGLGSTECVLLSVMAFDHYVAICQPLHYTVIMNSRLCQQLAAVAWVTGFSNSLVQTVLTFLLPRCDHFQVENFFCEVPAMLQLSCADTWINEVEMYVAVVVIKVIPVGLILFSYMNIVRAVVRIQSSEGRKKAFNTCGSHLLVVIMFYGSAISGYAYMAPKSKSAKLKGKLLALFYGLTTPMLNPLIYTLRNRDVKGAVKKLLGREQKQGWNMA; this is encoded by the coding sequence atgagaagtttCAATAGCACTTTTCATCACTCCAATGGCTTTGTTCTGGTGGGCTTCTCTGAATGGCCCAAACTAGAAATGGTTCTTTTTGTGGCCATCTCCATTTTCTATATAATGACCCTCCTTGGGAATTCAGCCATCATTATCTTGTCATGCCTTGATCTCagactccacacccccatgtatttctttctggCTAATCTCTCTTTTTTGGACCTTTGCTATACTACCTCCACTGTCCCCCAGATGCTGGTCAACATACAGAGCCACCGGAAAAATATCAGCTACACAGGATGCATAGCACAACTTTTCATCTTCCTTGGTTTAGGATCCACTGAATGTGTACTTCTCTCAGTCATggcctttgatcattatgtagctaTCTGCCAGCCTCTCCATTACACAGTTATCATGAATTCTCGGCTATGCCAACAACTGGCAGCAGTGGCTTGGGTAACAGGTTTCAGCAACTCTCTGGTGCAGACAGTGTTGACTTTCTTGTTACCTCGCTGTGATCATTTTCAGGTGGAGAATTTCTTCTGCGAGGTGCCTGCCATGTTGCAATTATCATGTGCTGATACATGGATCAATGAAGTGGAGATGTATGTGGCTGTGGTGGTCATAAAAGTTATCCCAGTGGGATTAATTCTGTTCTCTTATATGAACATTGTCAGAGCAGTGGTAAGAATCCAGTCTTCTGAGGGTCGCAAGAAGGCCTTCAACACATGTGGGTCTCATCTGCTGGTGGTCATTATGTTCTATGGCTCGGCCATTAGTGGTTATGCATATATGGCACCCAAGAGCAAGTCAGCCAAATTGAAGGGCAAGCTTCTTGCACTCTTCTATGGACTCACAACTCCAATGCTCAACCCCCTCATCTACACCTTGAGAAATAGGGATGTGAAGGGAGCAGTAAAGAAGCTATTAGGGAGAGAACAAAAGCAAGGGTGGAACATGGCTTAG
- the LOC130830835 gene encoding olfactory receptor 2G3-like, producing the protein MTTINETLAGDFILVGFSDQPQLEKILFVVALISYLLTLVGNTAIILISCLDPMLHTPMYYFLTNLSFVDLCFTTSIVPQLLWNLHGPYKTISPTACAIQLYVSLALGSTESVLLTVMAFDRYAAVCRPLRYATVMHSRLCQCLAGMAWLSGVGNTLIQGTITLRLPRCGNHRIYHFICEVPAMIKLACVDIHANEVQLFVASLVLLLLPLTLILISYGCIVQAVMRIRSAQAWHKALGTCGSHLLVVSLFYGTIAAVYIQPNSSYAHSQGKFITLLYTVVTPTLNPLIYTLRNKDVKGALRRLVRKDRAQQSEKF; encoded by the coding sequence ATGACTACGATTAATGAGACTTTGGCAGGTGATTTCATACTGGTGGGCTTCTCTGACCAGCCGCAGCTTGAGAAGATTCTCTTTGTGGTTGCGTTAATCTCCTATCTCCTGACACTGGTAGGCAACACAGCAATCATCTTGATCTCTTGTTTGGATCCCAtgctccacacacccatgtattattttcttaccAACCTCTCCTTTGTTGACCTCTGCTTTACCACCAGTATTGTTCCCCAGCTGCTGTGGAACCTCCATGGTCCATACAAGACAATTAGTCCTACAGCCTGTGCCATTCAACTCTACGTATCCCTGGCACTGGGATCCACTGAATCTGTTCTCCTAACTGTCATGGCATTTGATCGTTACGCTGCTGTTTGCCGGCCACTGCGTTATGCCACAGTTATGCACTCACGGCTTTGCCAGTGTCTTGCAGGAATGGCATGGTTGAGCGGAGTGGGAAACACCCTAATTCAGGGCACCATCACCCTTCGGCTGCCCCGCTGTGGGAACCACAGGATTTACCACTTCATCTGTGAAGTGCCTGCCATGATCAAGTTGGCCTGTGTAGACATTCATGCCAATGAGGTCCAGCTCTTCGTGGCTTCCTTGGTactgctcctcctccctctgacACTTATCTTGATCTCATATGGATGCATTGTCCAAGCAGTCATGAGGATCAGGTCAGCTCAAGCCTGGCATAAAGCCCTTGGCACTTGTGGGTCCCACCTCTTGGTAGTATCTCTCTTCTATGGAACCATCGCAGCTGTATACATCCAGCCCAACAGCTCTTATGCCCACAGTCAAGGAAAGTTCATAACCCTTTTGTATACTGTTGTAACTCCCACCCTTAACCCTCTCATTTACACTCTGAGAAACAAAGATGTAAAGGGGGCTTTGAGGAGGCTGGTACGAAAAGATAGAGCACAGCAGAGTGAGAAATTCTGA